The nucleotide window AGCCGCAGGCCGGAGGCGAAGTGCACGGCGCGCTCCGGCGCGTCAATGCGCACCGCCGTGTCGGTGACGAAGGTGCCGCCCGCCGCCTGCACCATGCGCCGTACCGGCAGGGCCATGGCCCGGGGCGGGTAGGTGCCGGCCAGCACGCCGGGACCCATGCCGGAATAGCAGTGACAGGGGCCGGGTCCGGCAACGGTCACCGCATGTCCCCGCGCGATGAGCGCCGGAATGGCGCGGATGGCGTCGAGGTGGGCGTGTCCCGCGCCGAGCAGCAACAGGCGGGCCATGGGGTCTCCTTGGATGGCGTGGGAAGTGCTGCCCACCGTAGCAGCGGATGCGTGGAGCGGCAACGAGATGCGTTAAACGGCAATGTCGCCAAGCACGTGCCGTCATTCGCCCGGCGTTTTCGCGTTGGCCCAGCCGCGTGACCGTCGCGCGACCGCCCCGCACTCCATGGGGAATGCGGGGCGGCGTGCGGGAGGGGACGGGCGGGAGGCTATCGGACAAGCACGGCCCCAGAGGCTGGTGGTGATTGCGGGCGGCCTATGCGGCGTTGCGGTCCCGGTACATGGCCCACTGCTGCAGAAAGGCGGCCTCGAAGGACCGGCTTTCCGCGTAGACGCGGGCGGCGGTGCGCATGGCGTCCAGCCGGGCCGGGTCGGCGGCCATGTCCAGCATGGCCTGGGCCATGGCCTGGGCGTCGCCTTCCGGCACGATGGCCCCGGTGCGGCCGGGCAGCAGGTTTTCCTGCGGTCCACCCTTGTCGGTGACCACCACCGGCAGGCCGGAGGCCTGGGCCTCCAGCACCACGTTGCCGAAGGTGTCGGTGCCGGAGGGAAACACGAAGATGTCCGACGAGGCGTAGGCGTTGGCAAGGTCGTCGCCGGTGAGGTAGCCGGTGAAGGTCACCGGCAGGCCGCGCAGGGTTTCTTCCAGTTCCGCGCGGGCCGGTCCATCGCCCACCAGCACCAGTCGCAGATGCGGGGCGCGGGTGGCCACCAGGCGGTAGGCGTCGGCCAGCACGTGCAGGTTCTTTTCACGCGAGAGGCGCCCCACGTACAGGAAGCGCACCGGCTGGGCGGTGTCCCGGGGGGCCGTCAGGCCCGGACCTGCCGCCCGCGCCTCTTCGCTGTTCAGGAAGGTGCGCGGCAGGGTCACGGTGGTGCCGTCGTAGCGGCTGAAGAACCCGTTGCGGCGGGTCGGGGTGAAGGTTTCGGTATCGATGCCGCGCGGGTAGAAGGCAATGCGCTCGCGCGCGATGCCCCGTTCCGCCAGTTCGTCGCCGGTGGCGTGCGAGGGCACGTACACCCGGTCCATCTGGTTGTAGTACCAGATCATGTACCGCCACATGGCTTCTTCCAGCCCGGCGTCCTCGGTCAGCATCATCACGTACTGCGGGAAGGCGGTGTGGTAGGTGGCGTGGATGGGCAGGCGCAGGATGCGCGCCGCCGCCAGCGCCACCAGCCCCACCGGGCCGGGCGTGGCCGAGTGCAGGTGGGTGAAGCCCTGGCGGTAGCAGTGGTCCAGCATCTTCAGCACCGGCGGGTAGTACAGGGCAAGGCCGGGGTACTCCGGCATGGCGAACGAGCCGATGGGCGAAAAGGTGAACACGTCGGAGCGGTCGGCCAGTTCCGGGTCGGCCACGCCGTCCGGCGCGCAGGTGATGACCTGCAACCGCTTGTCGTTGCGGCGGGCGATGTCCAGTTGCATCTGAAGGGTGCGGGCCACGCCGTTGACGTCGTAGAAGGTATCGGTGAAGTGGCCCACGTTAAGGCGGCCGGAGGCGTGCCATTCGTCCGGGTCCGCCACATGGGGGGGATGGGACCGGGTGCCGCACGCGCCGGAAGAGGCGCCGGCCTGCCCCGGCGTGCCCAGCGCCGCCTCTGCCTCGTGCGGCAGGAAGTGGTCGCGGCAGGCGCGGGCAAAGGCGCGGTCCTTGGTGAACAGGGTGTACCCCACGAAGTACGGGGCCAGGATGGCGTAGAGCGACCCGGCGGACCCCACCACGTTGAACACGCTGAACAGGTCCGCGCCCATGGCGTTGTCCAGCAGGGTGTCGGCGAAGGTGCGCAGCACCTTTTCCGAGGCCTGGTCGGCAAAGCGCATCCAGGCCTGTTCGGTGCGTTCGCCGGTGATGTCGGCGGCGGGGCTGTCCAGCAGGGCGCGCAGTTCCGGGTCGCGACGGATGATTTCGGCCGCCTCGGTTTGCAGGTGGTCCTGCACGGTGCGCGGGGTGGAGGAGGAAAAGGACAGCCGGGGGCGGCGATAGCCGATGAGTCCGTGCAGTTTCGTCAGCAGGCCGCCTTCCGGTTCCGGGGCGCCGGTCAGCACCCTGTCGGCGAAGCGCAGCACCGTGTCGCGGTTGACGTGACGGGCCAGGCCGAAGCGCTGTTTGTAGAACTGGTAGGCGATGGAATACAGGTTGTGCGCCATGGTCACCGGGGTGGCAGCGGTGCCGTGCGGTGTGCCGCGCCCTTCCATCACTCCGCGCAGGGCGTCGCGCACGCGGCCATGCCCCACGCCGGAAACCCCTTCGATGCTGGTGTGGCTGCGGGCGATGTTCAGCGAGGAATGGTCGTCCGATCCGGCCATGAGGTGCTTTACCCATGCCCGTTCCATGCGCGGGGCCATGTCCTGCCGGTCAGCCATGGCGTCCATGTCCGACGGGGTCAGCCCCTGCACGATGGCCCGCAGGATGCCGTTCTGGAAGTCGTCGCGCGAGCCGTTCAGCTCGAACACCCGAAACAGCAGCAGCAGCCGTTCCATGTGGTCCAGCGTCAGGCGCTCGTTCAGCGAGTACATGGCGTGGGCGCAGGCATGGGGAATGCCCGACACGGTCAGGTAGTCCACGAGGTCGTAGATGTTCTCGCGCAGGCGGGTGATGTCGGCGTGGTGGGCTTCGGTCAGGTCCCAGGCCAGCACGTGGATCTTGCAGTGGTCTTCGGGGAAATATGCGGTGATTTCCTCGCTGACGAAGGTATGGTCGAGGTGGGCGATTTCAAGGCTGCCCGCCAGGGTGTTGTGGTCGGTGATGGTGACCAGGTCCATGCCCCGGCGGCGGGCGATGTCATACAACGCCTTGGGGTCGGTGTAGCTTTCCGCGCAGCCCAGCTTTTGCAGTATCCACTGCGAGGGGCGGGTGGAGTGGCGCGAGTGCACGTGCAGGTCCACGGCAAGGGTGGTGCCACGTGCGCCCGCGCGTTGCGTGGACGGGTCCGTGGTGGCGGATTCCTGCGCCTGGCCGGCGTGCGAACCGGATGAGGTTGTGGCGGTGCGGGACGCGGAACGGGGAGCGCCAGTGGCCATGATATGCGACCTCCTGCGGGTTCCGGGGCCGCGCAGGCGGTGCGAGCGCTTGGGCGCGGCGGCGGGTTGGGCG belongs to Nitratidesulfovibrio sp. and includes:
- a CDS encoding glycosyltransferase: MATGAPRSASRTATTSSGSHAGQAQESATTDPSTQRAGARGTTLAVDLHVHSRHSTRPSQWILQKLGCAESYTDPKALYDIARRRGMDLVTITDHNTLAGSLEIAHLDHTFVSEEITAYFPEDHCKIHVLAWDLTEAHHADITRLRENIYDLVDYLTVSGIPHACAHAMYSLNERLTLDHMERLLLLFRVFELNGSRDDFQNGILRAIVQGLTPSDMDAMADRQDMAPRMERAWVKHLMAGSDDHSSLNIARSHTSIEGVSGVGHGRVRDALRGVMEGRGTPHGTAATPVTMAHNLYSIAYQFYKQRFGLARHVNRDTVLRFADRVLTGAPEPEGGLLTKLHGLIGYRRPRLSFSSSTPRTVQDHLQTEAAEIIRRDPELRALLDSPAADITGERTEQAWMRFADQASEKVLRTFADTLLDNAMGADLFSVFNVVGSAGSLYAILAPYFVGYTLFTKDRAFARACRDHFLPHEAEAALGTPGQAGASSGACGTRSHPPHVADPDEWHASGRLNVGHFTDTFYDVNGVARTLQMQLDIARRNDKRLQVITCAPDGVADPELADRSDVFTFSPIGSFAMPEYPGLALYYPPVLKMLDHCYRQGFTHLHSATPGPVGLVALAAARILRLPIHATYHTAFPQYVMMLTEDAGLEEAMWRYMIWYYNQMDRVYVPSHATGDELAERGIARERIAFYPRGIDTETFTPTRRNGFFSRYDGTTVTLPRTFLNSEEARAAGPGLTAPRDTAQPVRFLYVGRLSREKNLHVLADAYRLVATRAPHLRLVLVGDGPARAELEETLRGLPVTFTGYLTGDDLANAYASSDIFVFPSGTDTFGNVVLEAQASGLPVVVTDKGGPQENLLPGRTGAIVPEGDAQAMAQAMLDMAADPARLDAMRTAARVYAESRSFEAAFLQQWAMYRDRNAA